The following proteins are co-located in the Microcystis wesenbergii NRERC-220 genome:
- the rpoD gene encoding RNA polymerase sigma factor RpoD, which yields MTQAHNVLTLTEPPLNLDLIDLDEDFDDEDIELELEEVSDSNDGKKTRRLASARRRDAARKKPYTEDSIRIYLQEIGRIRLLRAEEEIELARKIADLLKLERIREDFRLYSDAEWGKQVFLFERIEKIIAEKSEKDPKLSDIKAYLAKTELMAPMVEEWLAKSKEYLSAFKRRLYHGRRAKEKMVQSNLRLVVSIAKKYMNRGLSFQDLIQEGSLGLIRAAEKFDHEKGYKFSTYATWWIRQAITRAIADQSRTIRLPVHLYETISRIKKTTKILSQEMRRKPTEEEIATKMEMTIEKLRFIAKSAQLPISLETPIGKEEDSRLGDFIEADGETPEDEVSKNLLREDLENVLDTLSPRERDVLRLRYGLDDGRMKTLEEIGQIFNVTRERIRQIEAKALRKLRHPNRNSILKEYIR from the coding sequence ATGACGCAGGCCCACAATGTACTAACCCTTACCGAGCCGCCATTGAATTTAGATTTGATTGACCTAGACGAAGACTTCGATGATGAGGATATCGAGTTAGAGCTAGAAGAAGTCAGCGATAGCAACGATGGCAAAAAAACCCGCCGCCTTGCCAGCGCTCGTCGTCGCGACGCCGCTAGAAAAAAACCCTATACAGAAGATTCGATTCGGATTTATCTGCAAGAGATCGGCAGGATTCGGTTATTGAGAGCGGAAGAGGAGATCGAATTAGCGAGAAAAATCGCCGATCTACTGAAATTAGAACGCATTCGCGAGGACTTTCGCCTCTATAGCGATGCCGAATGGGGAAAACAGGTTTTCTTGTTCGAGCGCATCGAAAAAATTATCGCCGAAAAATCGGAAAAAGACCCGAAATTATCGGATATTAAGGCTTATTTAGCTAAGACGGAGCTAATGGCTCCCATGGTGGAAGAATGGCTGGCGAAATCAAAGGAATACTTATCGGCCTTTAAGCGTCGTTTGTACCATGGTCGTCGCGCTAAGGAAAAAATGGTACAATCGAACCTGCGTTTAGTGGTTTCGATCGCCAAGAAATACATGAATCGCGGTCTTTCCTTCCAAGATTTAATTCAAGAAGGTTCCCTCGGTTTGATCCGCGCCGCCGAAAAATTCGACCACGAAAAGGGTTATAAATTCTCCACCTATGCCACTTGGTGGATTCGTCAAGCCATCACCCGGGCGATCGCCGATCAATCCCGCACCATTCGACTCCCCGTCCACCTCTACGAAACCATCTCCCGGATCAAAAAAACCACCAAGATTCTTTCTCAGGAAATGCGTCGCAAACCCACCGAGGAAGAAATCGCCACCAAGATGGAGATGACCATCGAAAAACTGCGTTTTATTGCCAAATCTGCCCAATTACCGATTTCTCTAGAGACTCCTATCGGTAAAGAAGAAGATTCCCGTTTAGGAGACTTTATCGAAGCGGATGGGGAAACCCCAGAAGATGAAGTTTCTAAAAATTTGTTACGCGAGGATTTAGAAAACGTCCTCGATACCCTTAGTCCTCGCGAACGCGATGTGCTGCGGCTGCGCTACGGTTTAGATGACGGCCGGATGAAAACACTCGAAGAAATCGGCCAGATTTTCAACGTCACTCGCGAGCGCATTCGTCAAATAGAAGCCAAGGCCCTGCGGAAACTGCGTCACCCTAACCGTAATAGTATCCTCAAAGAGTACATTCGTTAA